In one window of Frigoriglobus tundricola DNA:
- a CDS encoding class I SAM-dependent methyltransferase — MVVDEQRRLILDQFTRQAVPFSEMHARDDAEIHQLLITTAGITSVDQVLDVACGPGLVACEVAKVAGHVTGVDLTPAMIDQARTRQRSLGLVNLTWVLGDAQPLPFPDATFSRVVTRYSFHHFSDPRGVFAELARVCRPGGRVTVCDVFTTSPQQAEAYDRLERFRDPSHTHALQLAELEELFAGLADVRREFYKYPVRVNELLSRSFPDAGGADAFRHAVRADIGINALGIDAANNSGLQFSFPVVILSGVK, encoded by the coding sequence ATGGTTGTGGACGAACAGCGGCGGTTGATCCTGGACCAGTTCACCCGCCAGGCGGTCCCGTTCTCGGAAATGCACGCCCGGGACGATGCGGAGATCCACCAGCTCCTCATCACGACCGCCGGGATCACTTCGGTCGATCAGGTGCTCGATGTGGCCTGTGGGCCGGGGCTCGTCGCGTGCGAAGTCGCGAAGGTGGCCGGTCACGTCACCGGAGTCGATCTGACCCCGGCGATGATCGACCAGGCCCGGACCCGCCAGCGGTCCCTCGGGCTGGTCAACCTGACGTGGGTGCTCGGCGACGCGCAGCCGCTCCCGTTCCCGGACGCGACGTTCTCGCGGGTCGTGACCCGGTATTCGTTCCACCACTTCTCCGACCCGCGCGGCGTCTTCGCCGAGCTAGCGCGGGTCTGCCGCCCCGGCGGTCGGGTTACCGTCTGCGACGTGTTCACGACCTCGCCGCAGCAGGCCGAAGCCTACGACCGGTTGGAGCGCTTCCGCGACCCGTCCCACACCCACGCCCTTCAGCTCGCCGAACTCGAGGAACTGTTCGCCGGGCTCGCGGATGTGCGGCGGGAGTTCTACAAGTACCCCGTCCGAGTTAACGAGCTCCTGTCGCGCTCGTTCCCGGACGCCGGCGGAGCGGACGCGTTCCGGCACGCGGTGCGGGCCGACATCGGGATCAATGCTCTGGGCATCGACGCCGCGAACAACAGCGGGCTCCAGTTCTCGTTCCCGGTTGTCATACTGTCCGGTGTGAAGTAA
- a CDS encoding Bax inhibitor-1/YccA family protein, producing the protein MSYLVDGYYGESVASAPPSERVRFIRRTYAHLAGAVLAWVAASAALIATGAAEQIVRDVFMAHRFAWFILMIVFMGGTMAAQYMARSRASVGMQYAGLALYVSLYTVLFLPILLIASNPKFGIGNPQLPIQAGIVTLAAFGALTVAVFVSGKDFSFMGPILAIGSFVALGVILAAVLFGFSLGLVFFGLMVALFAGYIVYDTSNVMHRYGTNEHVAASMALFGSFAMLFYYILRIFMIARDD; encoded by the coding sequence ATGAGCTATCTCGTCGACGGATACTACGGTGAGAGCGTCGCTTCGGCCCCGCCGAGCGAACGGGTGCGGTTCATCCGCCGCACTTATGCGCACCTGGCGGGTGCGGTTCTGGCCTGGGTCGCCGCCTCGGCGGCGCTCATTGCGACCGGAGCGGCCGAACAGATCGTCCGCGACGTGTTCATGGCGCACCGGTTCGCGTGGTTCATCCTGATGATCGTGTTCATGGGCGGCACGATGGCCGCCCAGTACATGGCCCGGTCGCGGGCGTCGGTCGGGATGCAGTACGCGGGGCTGGCGCTGTACGTGTCGCTCTATACCGTCCTGTTCTTGCCGATTCTCTTGATCGCGTCGAACCCGAAGTTCGGCATCGGGAACCCGCAGTTGCCGATCCAAGCGGGGATCGTGACGCTGGCCGCGTTCGGGGCGCTGACCGTGGCCGTGTTCGTGTCCGGCAAGGACTTCTCGTTCATGGGGCCGATACTGGCGATCGGGTCGTTCGTGGCACTGGGCGTGATCCTGGCGGCCGTGCTGTTCGGGTTCAGCCTGGGGCTCGTGTTCTTCGGGCTGATGGTGGCCCTGTTCGCCGGGTACATCGTCTACGACACGTCGAACGTGATGCACCGGTACGGCACGAACGAGCACGTGGCCGCGAGTATGGCCCTGTTCGGCTCGTTCGCGATGTTGTTCTACTACATCCTCCGGATCTTCATGATCGCGCGGGACGATTAG
- a CDS encoding methyltransferase domain-containing protein, whose amino-acid sequence MDITAKQAELDAVTWYHEFDFGNGLRTRTHCHQLDEHRRVWRLIESQLATVDFRGKSVLDIGAWDGYWSFYAEKRGARAVLASDDLGQNWSHGRGIHLAKELLGSSVEIDQNLSVYDLASRGKKFDVILFMGVYYHLHDPFYALAQIRHCCHPGTTVVIGGPLGLGLGAKGALYNFADHNCEWLPTEGALRQLLKATYFTDPTGAYFDGTAETPPGRLGWRWRVKMCRAALRGAREEMHAHLNSVMPREDASKTAVLICAPYEGEVDLHYYQPPLGLHAYDPRFRDAPARRVA is encoded by the coding sequence ATGGACATCACGGCCAAACAGGCAGAACTGGACGCCGTCACCTGGTACCACGAGTTCGATTTCGGTAACGGGCTCCGGACCCGCACCCACTGCCACCAGCTCGACGAGCACCGGCGCGTCTGGCGGCTCATCGAATCGCAGCTCGCGACCGTGGACTTCCGCGGCAAGTCGGTCCTCGACATCGGCGCGTGGGACGGGTACTGGAGCTTCTACGCCGAGAAGCGCGGCGCGCGGGCGGTGCTGGCGAGCGACGACCTCGGCCAGAACTGGTCCCATGGGCGCGGCATCCACCTGGCGAAGGAGCTACTCGGCTCCTCGGTGGAGATCGACCAGAACCTGTCGGTTTACGATCTCGCGTCCCGGGGAAAGAAGTTCGACGTGATCCTGTTCATGGGCGTGTACTACCACCTGCACGACCCGTTTTACGCGCTGGCCCAGATCCGCCACTGCTGCCACCCGGGCACGACCGTGGTGATCGGCGGCCCGCTCGGGCTGGGGCTCGGGGCGAAAGGGGCGCTGTACAACTTCGCCGATCACAACTGCGAGTGGCTGCCGACAGAAGGGGCGCTGCGGCAGTTGCTCAAGGCCACGTATTTCACCGACCCGACCGGCGCGTACTTCGACGGCACCGCGGAGACCCCTCCGGGGCGGCTCGGGTGGCGGTGGCGCGTCAAAATGTGCCGGGCCGCCTTACGCGGCGCGCGTGAGGAGATGCACGCACACCTGAATTCCGTGATGCCGCGAGAAGATGCCAGCAAGACGGCCGTCCTGATCTGTGCCCCTTATGAGGGCGAGGTGGACCTCCATTACTACCAGCCGCCATTAGGGTTACACGCTTACGACCCGCGGTTTCGCGACGCGCCGGCCCGCCGCGTGGCCTGA
- a CDS encoding DUF1571 domain-containing protein, with translation MRTKTWAAVACAGLLAGGVVVAQPPKGEPAKSAPAAVEHPKVGGESLVTVLGDAQTALGKLRDYSCTFTRQEMVKDKIGAEQVAEMKVRTKPVGVYVRFARPSEVAGMEVAYSAARKTMKMRYRPAGAAGAKGFHSIDLDDEKFLAANRHPVTEWTMAAVLDRISAATAREKTLNNPVEVYAGEYQFAGKNVTRYEVLTRRQHAFRYAYRMLIYVDKDTKMLVRYEAYDQPKSGAAVGDLLEAYSFTDMKANPGVGESTFDS, from the coding sequence ATGCGAACGAAGACGTGGGCAGCGGTGGCGTGCGCCGGGCTTCTGGCGGGCGGGGTGGTCGTTGCCCAGCCGCCCAAGGGCGAGCCGGCCAAGTCGGCACCGGCCGCGGTCGAACACCCGAAGGTCGGTGGCGAATCGCTCGTGACCGTGCTCGGCGACGCCCAAACCGCGCTGGGCAAGTTGCGCGACTACAGTTGCACGTTCACCCGTCAGGAAATGGTGAAGGACAAGATCGGCGCCGAGCAGGTCGCGGAGATGAAGGTCCGGACGAAGCCGGTGGGCGTGTACGTGCGGTTCGCCCGCCCGAGCGAGGTCGCCGGCATGGAAGTGGCCTACTCCGCGGCGCGCAAGACCATGAAGATGCGCTACCGCCCGGCCGGCGCCGCCGGGGCGAAGGGGTTCCACTCGATCGACCTCGACGACGAGAAGTTCCTGGCCGCCAACCGGCACCCGGTGACCGAGTGGACGATGGCCGCCGTCCTCGACCGCATCTCGGCCGCCACGGCCCGCGAGAAGACGCTGAACAACCCGGTCGAGGTGTACGCCGGCGAGTACCAGTTCGCGGGCAAGAACGTGACCCGTTACGAGGTCCTCACCCGCCGCCAGCACGCCTTCCGCTACGCCTATCGGATGCTGATTTACGTGGACAAGGACACGAAGATGCTGGTGCGGTACGAGGCGTACGACCAGCCGAAGTCCGGGGCCGCCGTCGGTGACCTGCTCGAAGCGTACAGCTTCACCGATATGAAAGCGAACCCCGGCGTGGGCGAGAGCACCTTCGACAGTTGA
- a CDS encoding MBL fold metallo-hydrolase: MSVQILTIESQPFAENSYLVWNDGGTEAFVIDPGFEPELIVEALDERGLTLVAIVCTHGHCDHIAGNAALKRAYPTVPIIIGAGDAVMLTDAMKNLSGPFGFDVTSPPADRTVTDGEALTVAGITMDVGEIPGHSPGHVVYALRDTKPTLVLGGDVLFRGGVGRTDFPGGSFAQLKAGIRRVLWPLPDDTVVYPGHGPTTTTGHEKRTNAYLAD; this comes from the coding sequence ATGTCCGTTCAGATCCTGACCATCGAGTCGCAGCCGTTCGCCGAAAACTCGTACCTGGTGTGGAACGATGGGGGCACGGAGGCGTTCGTCATCGACCCCGGCTTCGAGCCCGAACTGATCGTCGAGGCCCTCGATGAGCGTGGCCTGACACTCGTGGCGATCGTCTGCACGCACGGGCACTGCGACCACATTGCGGGGAACGCCGCACTCAAGCGGGCGTACCCGACCGTCCCGATCATTATCGGGGCCGGCGACGCGGTCATGCTCACCGACGCGATGAAGAACCTGAGCGGGCCGTTCGGCTTCGACGTGACCAGCCCCCCGGCCGACCGCACGGTCACCGACGGCGAGGCGCTCACCGTTGCGGGCATCACAATGGACGTGGGCGAGATCCCCGGGCACTCGCCCGGTCACGTCGTGTACGCCCTCCGCGACACGAAGCCGACGCTCGTCCTTGGCGGCGACGTGCTGTTCCGCGGCGGCGTGGGCCGCACCGACTTCCCCGGCGGCAGTTTCGCGCAGCTCAAAGCGGGCATCCGGCGCGTGTTGTGGCCGCTCCCGGATGATACCGTTGTTTACCCCGGTCACGGCCCGACCACGACCACCGGCCACGAGAAACGCACCAACGCGTATCTCGCGGACTGA